From the genome of Mucispirillum schaedleri ASF457:
ATGTATCAACCAAGATATGTAATAGAAGTAACAAGATATAAAGAAGTGTATAATGATGATTTATTGGATAATTATATTAAAAAACGCTTTGGAGCAACATATGGAGTATTTGCAGTTTATGTATATATTAATGGAGAAAAGTTTTTATTTGACAGTATAATAGATGTTTATAATAATTATGCAGTGCATCATAATGAACAAATAGATGCATATAATGAAGAAATTATGAAAAAATATCCACAAGATTATACAAGTAAATTAAAACCCAATTCATTAAAAAAGACTGTTATCAAAGATAAAAAAGTAAGTAAAAGTATTATAGGTATTATAGAAGACTATATTAAAGATATGAGTAATCATGTATTTATAAAATCTGATATGCGTAAAAAAAATTTACAAGATAACAACAGTTATGCTTTATTAACATACGGAGGCTACACAATGGAGCCATCTGGACCAGATACTATAACAGAGGAGGTAAAACGCAGAATACCAGAAGGGCATTATAAGGGAATTTTTCATTATAGTGAACCTCCATACAAGAAAAATACCTTGAACTTATATAACGATACCGTTCATTCCAGCAGATATATTTTACTTCATGCCGGAGGCCGTTATATTGAGTTTACTACAGGATGTGTTCTTATATCAAGAGAATCATATGAAACGGGAAATAACTATACAAGTAAGGATTTAAGAGGAGATATTGAATACGAAACTCCAACAATGAATATACTAAAATCATTAGATATTTTATACACAGCGATTTATGAGCATCATGTCAGCAATGGGCAGAATCTTCACTATGAAACAGATTTATCAAAATATATTTCATGTGTTATAAGAAATAAAATAAACAGGGGGTAAGACCATGGTTACTTTTTATGAAGAATATAAGGGATACTATGTTATTTCCATAACCGATGACGATGAAGAAGGGTTTCCAAAAGACTTTAATATTACCCTTCCTAATAGATATAATGGTTTACCGAGTGTTATTTCCTATGGGTATGTTGATTTAAAGAAAAGTGAAGATATAGGTAAAAATACTTATTATGAAGAAATAACGCGATATTATGCAGTTAGACATAACTCAATGAAGGTCAAGGGTATGCTGCGTATAACAAGGGATTTGACCTTAACAAAAGATAACAGCCAGATTCATATGATGCTGTTTTTAGATAAAAACACCCCAAAGGAATATTTATTTTCTGTTAAAACTGAAAAACCAATGTCGTTAATAGAACTAGATGAGAAGGGTTTTGCTCTTACAACTACATGGTATGTCCGAAGCCCATATGAAAATGACAGAAGTAACCAAAAGTTATTAAAAACATTATTATCTGAAAAAGAATATGCTTCGTTTATGAGTAAAAGATTTTCCTGCACATATGCAGCAGTGGAGTGTGAAATATCCGATTTTATGTCTACAACATTTTATTCTACTTCCCTTGATTATCAGGACCAAGAATTTTATACTGATAAATACTCCATAGGTAACGATATATCAATCAAAGCTGAATATTTTTTAGGTAACAAACTATTTCATGGCATAATATCAGGTGGCGAAGCATTTATGCTTACATATAAACATGCATTAATGAAGAATTATAAAGTAATAGGAAGATATGATGTATCTATATATATGAGCAATAAATATAACGAGGACTATTTTTATTCGTCGTATGCTAAAAACGGTGTTTTAGCATTACCGTGTTCAAATGATAAATACATCAATGTAAGAGAAAAACCCAATAAAGATGGAAGAATAATTCTTAAAATTGCAAATGTTTTAGAAATGTTTTATTTACCTGTGTATAACAGAGAAAGGAATGTAGTAGATAGGTTTTATGAAAGTGAAACCAAAATTAATAAGATTTCAAGCAGGAGCAAAGAAGAGCAAATAAAATTAATGCAGTATAAAATATATCCGATATTTGTGAATGATATATTGAAAGGAGACTGGTGCAAAGTAACTATTTATAAATCAAAATATATGTTTAATGTTTCATCAGCTATGAGTATGCCAGAGGTCACTCATGCAGGCAATATAGAGGATATTCATAATTTGCGTAAGAAGATAGTATATTCTCATGATGAAGTATTTTTAATGAATGGCTATATTCATGCTTCCCAGTTACATCCAATTTCGGTAATTAGGGTAAAAGATACAGTATAATTTTTAATATATATAATATAATTTTTTTAAACATTTATGGTAATTTTTTGATAAAATAATATATTATATTTTTTAAATATAGATATATATTGAATAATCATATATCATTATCAATAAATCGCACACATAAATTTCAGTTATGGGGGGGGGTGATTGCTTATGTCATCATCTAATCAAGTATCAGAGTTAATCTTTACAGGCAGGGAAATAGATAACTATAAATTCCGAGTAGTAGAAGCCAGGATATTAGAGCGTTTAGATTATCCCTTTGAAATAGAGTGTATATGCTATTATGAAGGTATAAGCAACGAGCCTGATGAAAAAACTGGTGTAAGTAATTTAATAGATAGAAATATTCGTCTTTATTTGAACGACCCATCCTATACCAATAATAAAAATCGTCCACTACAAAGTAAACTTTTTATAGGAGTAGTAAGTGAGATAATTTATTTAGGCAATAAGGAACTTCCGTCCAATTATTCTACAAATAATAAATATTATTACCGTTTTAAATTAAATTCCCAGTTAATAAGATTAAGTTATAATAGAGCATACAGAATATATAACAATAAAAGTGTGTTAGAAGTATTAAATCATTTATTTGAAAGGTCAAGAGGACCAATAACCGTTCAGATAGATTTTTCGCGAGTTCAGAATTATTTTCCAGTAGAAGAGTATATAACCCAGTATAATGAAAGTGATTTAGATTTTTTATTACGACTATGCAGCAGATATGGTATATATATCTCTGAAAGTGATAAAGGCATTAATTTTTATGATTCAGTATATAAGGCAGATTTCAGCACAAGTAATAATGAATATGTTAATGAAGAAGTAAGTAAACATGTAATGTATCCTTATAACCCATCCAGTGATAATTATTTATCAAGCCACTGTATATCAAGCATAGAGTATGGAATAAGAGGAAGAAACTTATGGAGTATCTTCAGCACATCAGAATCCAGTAACCCATCAAGACATCAAGCAGGTATCAGTGAAAATTACTGGGATACAAGGGAGATAGATAACCGAGATAAAGTAACAACTTATGCATCAAATATAAATAATTATCACCCAAGTTTTACTAATATAAATTATCAAAATGGTTTACAGTTTCAAGCCACATTAAATGTATTAAGTAATCATATAGAATCATTGAATATAAAAGCCAGAAGCAATATATTAGAGTTAAATACCAATGATGTAATAACGATAACTAATATAGAGGGCAGAGAATCAAGTTATAAGATAATCGGTATAGTTCATTATTATCATGATAAAAGTGAGCAGGGCGGCAGAATATTAGAGCATGAGCCGTCTTTATATTCGATGTATAGCAATGAATTATCATTAATCCCCAATACAATGCCTTATGCAATGAAAGTAATAGAGAAACCACGAGCTTTAGGTATTACGACAGGAGTAGTAACAGGCAATAGTGAAGATATAAACAGTGAAAGAAACAGTATAGTAGTAGATGATTATGGCAGAGTAAGAGTTCAGTTTGCCAGTAATGTTGTTCAGGGCAGATATGATGAGGAAGTATTCAGCGGCAAATATTTATTTACACACAGCTGTTATTTAAGATATACCAGCCCTGCTGCCAGCAGCCATTCAGGATTTATCTCAGTTCCTCGTGTAGGAGATGAGGTAGTGGTAAGTTTTATAGACGGCGACCCCGACAGGCCAATAATCACAGGCAGTTTATATAATCATGAAACTCCATCACTTATTCAAAATGAGATACTGGTGAATAAACATAAGACATCTTTATCCTCAAAAACAGTGGGATTAAATGAGAGAGGCAGAAATGAGCTTACAATGAGTAATCTTCCTAATAGTGAAGAAATCTATTTGAAAGCAGAAAGGGATTATAAAGAGTTAGTGCAGAATGACTATGAGCAGAGTATCTTAAATAACAAGACAAGCAAAGTAAGCGGCAGTCATAATGAAAGTATATTACAGTCACATATCCAGAATATAGCAGGTTTAAAAGATGTGAATGTAGGCGGCGAATATTTAACAGTAGTAGCATTAAGCAAGGATACAGCAGTAGGGTTATCTAATACCTTAAATGTGGGTGCAGAAAATACACTTCGTGTAGCAGGAGACAGCAAAGAATTTATAAGCGGCGATAAGATAGTTGAAATAGAGGGCGATATAAAAGAAAGCTATCTAAGTGATTGTATAAAAACAGTGTCAAGAAATGTAGAAGAAACAGTCCAAGGCAGTATAGACCAGACATGCAAAGGAGGTATTAATATATCAAGCAAAAATCATTATGATGTAACCTGCGAGCATGATATGGACTTATACAGTAAACAGAATGTAACTATAACATCAGATGAGCATACAAGTTTAGTATCAGATTCAATGAATATGGAGATAAATGCATCATGCGATATTGCTGCACAGGAATTTAATATTAATACCCATTCGTCATTTATAATAAATATAGGCGATGATGCCAGTATCACATCAGACGGCAGTAGTATGACATTTAAAATCAGCGAAGTAGAACTATTGCTGGACAGCGAAGGACTTACATTAAATAAGGGTAAGTTTAATATTAAAAAATAGGTGTGATATGAGCAGCCAAGAAAATAATCATCAGAATGATAATCAGTTATTAATAGATTTTATAAAAGATACATATACGATAGAATCTAATAAACATTTATTTATTTGTATTCCATATCTTATTAATGGTTTATCTGGCTATGAAGGAACATACAAGCATAGCCTATCTGCTAATGGCATAGAGTTAATATCCTCATCAGAACAAAAGACTCAAAACCAAAATGAACAAAAAGGTAAGGCTGTTCAGGAATATATAGATAAAGATGATTTATTTAATATACTTAAATATAAAGTTTTTAATAGTATGCAAATACCATTATATCGTTTCAATATAACAGATAATACAAAAATAGAAAGTTTTTTTTTAGACCTTATAAAAGAGTATAAAAAATCATTTAATAACTTAATAGAAAATCAAAAAGATTATAAATATTTATATTCTTTACTTAAAAATATTAAAGAAAGTGATTATTCATTTTATATACCATTATTATCACTATATTATTATGAAAATAAATTTTTAACTAATTATGGTGATGGTCGTAAATTTATAAATTTATTTGTGGAAGACTATAATTCATTAGATGTATTTAAAGCTCGTAAATATGAAAATACTTATAATGATAACCGTTTTTTTATGTGGTTTTATGTAAGATATTATGTAAATAGAACATTTCCAAATAATAGTATTAAGAAAGCCAAAAATAATATCCTTAAATACTATCCGCGAATAAAGGAAGCTGCATTATTAGGTATATGTGATAAAAATAAACTACAAGAAGATAAAGATAAGACACTTTTTAATGCATGTATAGATATATTTCAGGTTTTAAATTTTACATTTTCTGATTTATTTACAGGAACTAATTTTGATTTAGGTATTTATAAAACAAATAAAAATGCAACATGTTATGAAATTATAAAAGATAGTTATGGTAAGCAGGTAGATAAATTATCAAAAGAAGTAACATTTTCTGAAAATATAAAAAGTAATTTATTAACAATTTCAGATACAGGCGGCACAAAGCAGAAAGAAGAAAATGAGATATTAGATTGTAATAGTATTGATACAATATTAAATCCTTTTAAAGATTATATTGTAAGCAAAATAAAACCAAAGTTAGATGAAGATTGGCAGGGTTATATAGGTAAATTAGATATTACAAATATATTTGCAACAATTAACCCAAATTTTTATTCATTTAAAAAGGGAGTTAATAAGTATAAATCAGAATATTATGAAGAAAGGGTTGTATTATTATTTGTTAAATTAAATAACATTATCCAAATGCGTTTTGATGATATATTAGAAAGTGGAGCAAAAATAGTTTTTGTATTTTATAGTTATAATGAAGCAGATGATAAGAATTATATTAGTAAGCATGGGAAAGAACCAAACTATACAATAAATTTTTCAGGAATGAGAAATGATAATGTAAGGTTTATATATTATGATGAAGAAGATAATAAATTTACTTTATTATCTGGGGAACTTAAAGAAACTGGAAATAATGGAGATAACAATATCTATTTTTTTGAGAGTTCTGATTTTTCGGCACAATTTAGTTTAGTTTCCAGTTATCTAAAATTTTATATTGATAAGTTTCAATTTCTTTTTTTATCTTATAATGATGTACATTCAGATGATAGTACAAAAGGAGCGGGAAATATAACATGTATTTCTGAAGAATGTGCCAATCAGCAGGTGCATACTAAACAATGTGAAGGAGAGATTAAGGTATCATTAACATTAACAGGTAAGAAAGAAACAATATCCCAGCTTAAAGATTTACCAGTATATATGTATATAGATTATTCTAAAGAAATAATAGACAGCACCATAACATTATCAGATGAGTTAACAGCAAAAGCAGATTTTGGCTTTAAAGCAGAAAGTAAAAGCAATCTTAGTTTAAGATTTAGTTTTTATAAGAGTTTATATAATACGACAAAGACAGGAAATGAAATAGAAACTCTTTCTCACTCATTGCATATAGATAAAGGTTATTCTGGTTCATATGAATTCAATGATAAATTTAATGCAAAGTATTTTCCAGATATAATAGAAATAACAGGAATAAAGCTGCTGTCATATAATGATAAAAGTCTGGAAATATTATTATTAAGTAATGTAAAAAATACAGATAAAAAATCTACCAAAATATTAAAATATATCAAATGGAAGTTTTTTGTTACAGATAATGTAGTAGATGATAAGGCAGTAGAAAAGACTGCAGGATTATCTAATAAGTCTATTACTATATATGACTTAGATGATAAAATATATAATAATAGTATCGTATCAGGTAATAAATTAAAATTATACTATACAGATAAATTTCTTGAATTGTATAATACTGTAATCCAAAATCAAAACAGCAGTAAATCTCTAGTATTGTATCCGTATATTGCATACAGTGAACTTAATATTAACAAACAAAATGAAGAATATTTAAAACATGCACTCGTTATAAGAAACAGTGGAGTTAATAAATTTACAGGAGTATTGTCAGTTACAATTTCAGAAGTAAAGTCTGATGAGCATGGCATATATATAGAGTTGGAAGCACATCATAATAGTAAGCTTGTTACTCCGCAAATCAATGATGTTAAATGGGGATATTTAATATTAGATAAAGCAGGTATTTTGTTTGAAAAAGACAAGATAGTTCCAATGAAAGAAATTAGTAAAAAAATAAAAGTATATTATACTGAAGCATGGTATGATAAATATATCTATTTTTTCCCATATTATAAAAGTATAGATACAAATATTTATGCCTTATGGCATATAGAGCAGCCAGTAAGTTTAAAATTTAATGGAGAGAGATTGGAAATATTGTCTAATCAAGTAAAAGAAGGCAGTTTTCAACATTATATAAAAGAAAATTATCAATCATGCATATTACCAGCAAAAGAGCCAGAGCAGGAAAAAGTTATAGATATTTTTCCAAAAACTGATAAAATGGCAGAAGGAGAGTATTATATATTATTAGATGAAATAGAAAATAGTATAATCCCCGTTTACAAACCTATTCCTGTATGTTATGATACCCATGATGGTTT
Proteins encoded in this window:
- the tssI gene encoding type VI secretion system tip protein TssI/VgrG — encoded protein: MSSSNQVSELIFTGREIDNYKFRVVEARILERLDYPFEIECICYYEGISNEPDEKTGVSNLIDRNIRLYLNDPSYTNNKNRPLQSKLFIGVVSEIIYLGNKELPSNYSTNNKYYYRFKLNSQLIRLSYNRAYRIYNNKSVLEVLNHLFERSRGPITVQIDFSRVQNYFPVEEYITQYNESDLDFLLRLCSRYGIYISESDKGINFYDSVYKADFSTSNNEYVNEEVSKHVMYPYNPSSDNYLSSHCISSIEYGIRGRNLWSIFSTSESSNPSRHQAGISENYWDTREIDNRDKVTTYASNINNYHPSFTNINYQNGLQFQATLNVLSNHIESLNIKARSNILELNTNDVITITNIEGRESSYKIIGIVHYYHDKSEQGGRILEHEPSLYSMYSNELSLIPNTMPYAMKVIEKPRALGITTGVVTGNSEDINSERNSIVVDDYGRVRVQFASNVVQGRYDEEVFSGKYLFTHSCYLRYTSPAASSHSGFISVPRVGDEVVVSFIDGDPDRPIITGSLYNHETPSLIQNEILVNKHKTSLSSKTVGLNERGRNELTMSNLPNSEEIYLKAERDYKELVQNDYEQSILNNKTSKVSGSHNESILQSHIQNIAGLKDVNVGGEYLTVVALSKDTAVGLSNTLNVGAENTLRVAGDSKEFISGDKIVEIEGDIKESYLSDCIKTVSRNVEETVQGSIDQTCKGGINISSKNHYDVTCEHDMDLYSKQNVTITSDEHTSLVSDSMNMEINASCDIAAQEFNINTHSSFIINIGDDASITSDGSSMTFKISEVELLLDSEGLTLNKGKFNIKK
- a CDS encoding M23 family metallopeptidase; this translates as MSSQENNHQNDNQLLIDFIKDTYTIESNKHLFICIPYLINGLSGYEGTYKHSLSANGIELISSSEQKTQNQNEQKGKAVQEYIDKDDLFNILKYKVFNSMQIPLYRFNITDNTKIESFFLDLIKEYKKSFNNLIENQKDYKYLYSLLKNIKESDYSFYIPLLSLYYYENKFLTNYGDGRKFINLFVEDYNSLDVFKARKYENTYNDNRFFMWFYVRYYVNRTFPNNSIKKAKNNILKYYPRIKEAALLGICDKNKLQEDKDKTLFNACIDIFQVLNFTFSDLFTGTNFDLGIYKTNKNATCYEIIKDSYGKQVDKLSKEVTFSENIKSNLLTISDTGGTKQKEENEILDCNSIDTILNPFKDYIVSKIKPKLDEDWQGYIGKLDITNIFATINPNFYSFKKGVNKYKSEYYEERVVLLFVKLNNIIQMRFDDILESGAKIVFVFYSYNEADDKNYISKHGKEPNYTINFSGMRNDNVRFIYYDEEDNKFTLLSGELKETGNNGDNNIYFFESSDFSAQFSLVSSYLKFYIDKFQFLFLSYNDVHSDDSTKGAGNITCISEECANQQVHTKQCEGEIKVSLTLTGKKETISQLKDLPVYMYIDYSKEIIDSTITLSDELTAKADFGFKAESKSNLSLRFSFYKSLYNTTKTGNEIETLSHSLHIDKGYSGSYEFNDKFNAKYFPDIIEITGIKLLSYNDKSLEILLLSNVKNTDKKSTKILKYIKWKFFVTDNVVDDKAVEKTAGLSNKSITIYDLDDKIYNNSIVSGNKLKLYYTDKFLELYNTVIQNQNSSKSLVLYPYIAYSELNINKQNEEYLKHALVIRNSGVNKFTGVLSVTISEVKSDEHGIYIELEAHHNSKLVTPQINDVKWGYLILDKAGILFEKDKIVPMKEISKKIKVYYTEAWYDKYIYFFPYYKSIDTNIYALWHIEQPVSLKFNGERLEILSNQVKEGSFQHYIKENYQSCILPAKEPEQEKVIDIFPKTDKMAEGEYYILLDEIENSIIPVYKPIPVCYDTHDGFTFSKTENTISKYQLLGGGKSIYLFNEYQEFVLKLKEIIKNKYNNKLYTYQGKTPIKLEVKYSKDWHDPLDKMEICLFSQGGHYKPWNASFGETRENIPEGEKDYAPRDHTGVDLFAPIGMPVYACLDGVYHIVGKKYGTAYLVVDKDEIETLKNMYNKNYKIIYNYAGNPYNYNVKTLKGELLFGSQFNINSPNFVIRYQHLSSFESKLNGKHVKRGTIIGRTGITGAGDNNYGPHLHFEIGNSAGTGLNDKANPAAFVNIKFPENVFTKDTLVKLKGGKSNADLMNDVNYLKLIYPYFKEQVEYLLKIAKRNDLLLKITGGSV